In Conger conger chromosome 12, fConCon1.1, whole genome shotgun sequence, one DNA window encodes the following:
- the LOC133142055 gene encoding coronin-1C-A-like isoform X2: protein MFRRVVRQSKFRHVFGQAVKNDQCYDDIRVSRVTWDSSFCAVNPKFVALIIEASGGGAFLVLPLQKTGRIDKAYPTVCGHTGPVLDIDWCPHNDQVIASGSEDCTVMVWQIPENGLANPLSEPAVVLEGHSKRVGIVTWHPTARNVLLSAGCDNMIIIWNVGTGEAVIQLEDLHPDLIYSACWNRNGSLICTASKDKRVRIIDPRKERVIAEKDKAHEGARPMRAIFLADGNVFTTGFSRMSERQLALWDPKNMEEPISVHEMDTSNGVLLPFYDPDTSVVYLCGKGDSSIRYFEITDEAPFVHYLNTFSTKEPQRGMGYMPKRGLDVNKCEIARFYKLHERKCEPIIMTVPRKSDLFQDDLYPDTAGPDWALEAEDWFQGRNGDPILISLKHGYVSGKNRDLKVIKKNVLEGKPGKTENSAPARKQVSPVPSIQREVRVEDIVKELRTVREMVSGQERRISKLEDQMAKLSI, encoded by the exons ATGTTCCGGCGCGTGGTGAGGCAGAGCAAGTTCCGCCATGTGTTTGGCCAGGCGGTGAAGAACGACCAGTGCTACGACGACATCAGGGTGTCGCGGGTCACGTGGGACAGCTCCTTCTGCGCCGTCAACCCCAAATTCGTGGCCCTCATCATCGAGGCCAGTGGGGGAGGAGCCTTCCTCGTCCTGCCCCTGCAGAAG ACGGGTCGCATCGACAAAGCCTACCCCACTGTGTGCGGTCACACAGGGCCTGTGCTGGATATCGACTGGTGTCCGCATAACGACCAGGTCATCGCCAGCGGGTCAGAGGACTGCACGGTCATG GTGTGGCAGATTCCGGAAAACGGGCTGGCCAACCCCCTGTCGGAGCCAGCAGTAGTGTTAGAGGGACACTCCAAGAGAGTGGGCATCGTCACGTGGCACCCCACGGCCCGGAACGTGCTCCTGAGCGCCG gctgcGATAACATGATTATTATCTGGAACGTGGGGACGGGTGAGGCTGTGATCCAGCTGGAGGATCTGCACCCCGACCTGATCTACAGCGCCTGCTGGAACCGCAATGGCAGCCTGATCTGCACTGCCTCCAAGGACAAGAGAGTGCGCATCATCGACCCGCGCAAAGAGCGCGTCATCGCG GAGAAGGACAAAGCTCATGAAGGGGCGAGGCCAATGAGAGCAATCTTCCTGGCAGATGGAAACGTCTTCaccactggcttcagccgcatgaGTGAGCGTCAGCTGGCCCTCTGGGACCCT AAAAACATGGAGGAGCCCATTTCTGTTCATGAGATGGACACCAGTAACGGAGTTCTGTTGCCGTTCTACGACCCTGACACGAGCGTCGTGTACCTGTGTGGGAAG GGAGACAGCAGTATTCGGTACTTTGAGATCACGGATGAGGCTCCTTTTGTGCATTACCTGAACACCTTCAGCACCAAGGAACCCCAGAGGGGTATGGGATACATGCCAAAAAGGGGGCTGGACGTCAACAAGTGTGAGATCGCCAG GTTTTACAAACTTCACGAGAGAAAATGTGAACCAATCATCATGACTGTGCCCCGGAAG TCGGACCTGTTCCAGGACGACCTGTACCCGGACACGGCGGGCCCAGACTGGGCGCTGGAGGCGGAGGACTGGTTCCAGGGGCGCAACGGGGATCCCATCCTCATCTCCCTCAAACACGGCTACGTCTCGGGCAAGAACCGCGACCTCAAGGTGATCAAGAAGAACGTCCTGGAGGGCAAGCCCGGCAAAACGGAGAACTCGGCTCCCGCCCGCAAGCAGGTGTCCCCCGTCCCGTCTATA cagcgGGAGGTGCGGGTGGAGGACATAGTGAAGGAGCTCCGGACGGTCAGAGAGATGGTGAGCGGCCAGGAGAGGAGGATCTCCAAGCTAGAGGATCAAATGGCCAAGCTCTCCATCTga